From one Nocardioides scoriae genomic stretch:
- a CDS encoding acyl-CoA dehydrogenase family protein, with the protein MDFSPSPRAAELTGLVREFITAHVEPVAAAYQQEVAHQADPERWVESPVLGELRERARAQGLWNLFLPAGHGDAWAAEFGTHGGTGLGNADYAPLAELMGRHSHLAPYVFNCHAPDTGNMEVLVRYGTPEQQDTWLRPLLDGRIRSGFAMTEPEVASSDATNMDASAIVDGDEVVIEGRKWWTSGVGHPDCRVLVFMGRSVPADDTTTDRHRRHTMVLVPLDAPGVKVERLLTTMGVHDEPVGHAEVSFDQVRVPRENVLLGEGRAFEIAQGRLGPGRVHHCMRLIGQAEVALELAVRRGLARRAFGKPIIDLGGNRERVAEARMAIDQARLLVQHAAWKLDTAGSAHALGEVSAIKVVVPRVAQDVIDMAMQLHGGGGLSDDFPLAGMWTTARALRLADGPDEVHRGVVARLELGKHRDAAGGTR; encoded by the coding sequence ATGGACTTCTCCCCCTCCCCGCGGGCCGCCGAGCTGACCGGACTGGTGCGGGAGTTCATCACCGCGCACGTCGAGCCGGTCGCCGCGGCGTACCAGCAGGAGGTCGCCCACCAGGCCGACCCGGAACGCTGGGTGGAGTCGCCCGTGCTGGGCGAGCTCCGGGAGAGGGCGCGCGCGCAGGGCCTGTGGAACCTGTTCCTGCCCGCCGGCCACGGCGACGCCTGGGCCGCGGAGTTCGGCACCCACGGCGGCACCGGGCTCGGCAACGCCGACTACGCGCCGCTGGCCGAGCTGATGGGACGCCACTCGCACCTGGCGCCGTACGTCTTCAACTGCCACGCGCCCGACACCGGCAACATGGAGGTGCTGGTCCGCTACGGCACCCCCGAGCAGCAGGACACCTGGCTGCGGCCGCTCCTCGACGGCCGGATCCGCTCGGGGTTCGCGATGACGGAGCCCGAGGTCGCCTCCTCGGACGCCACCAACATGGACGCCTCGGCGATCGTCGACGGCGACGAGGTCGTGATCGAGGGGCGCAAGTGGTGGACCAGCGGGGTGGGCCACCCCGACTGCCGGGTGCTGGTCTTCATGGGCCGCTCGGTGCCCGCCGACGACACCACGACCGACCGGCACCGCCGCCACACCATGGTGCTGGTGCCGCTGGACGCGCCCGGCGTGAAGGTCGAGCGGCTGCTCACCACCATGGGCGTGCACGACGAGCCCGTGGGCCACGCCGAGGTCAGCTTCGACCAGGTCCGGGTGCCGCGGGAGAACGTGCTGCTCGGCGAGGGCCGCGCCTTCGAGATCGCCCAGGGCCGCCTCGGCCCGGGCCGGGTCCACCACTGCATGCGGCTGATCGGGCAGGCCGAGGTGGCGCTGGAGCTCGCCGTGCGCCGCGGCCTGGCGCGCCGCGCCTTCGGCAAGCCGATCATCGACCTCGGCGGCAACCGCGAGCGCGTCGCCGAGGCCCGGATGGCGATCGACCAGGCCCGGCTGCTGGTGCAGCACGCCGCCTGGAAGCTCGACACCGCCGGCTCGGCGCACGCGCTCGGCGAGGTGAGCGCGATCAAGGTGGTGGTGCCGCGGGTCGCCCAGGACGTCATCGACATGGCGATGCAGCTCCACGGCGGCGGCGGGCTGTCCGACGACTTCCCCCTGGCGGGGATGTGGACCACCGCTCGGGCGCTCCGGCTGGCCGACGGACCCGACGAGGTCCACCGCGGCGTGGTGGCCCGGCTCGAGCTGGGCAAGCACCGGGACGCGGCCGGGGGCACCCGATGA
- a CDS encoding SDR family NAD(P)-dependent oxidoreductase encodes MSRVLVTGGAGGLGAALVEAFRARGDDVLVADLVDVDGPGPSVHLDVRSDDDWAAARDWVVREWGGLDVLVNNAGVAGGGRLDVCTLEEWQWITEVNLFGAVRGTRTFTPLLKEQGSGLVVNVASLAGLVHPAGMGSYNAVKAAVVALSETTGHELAEWGVRCAVVCPSYFRTGLVSSLRGADATLEPVMRRLVEGAPLGAEEIAAAVLEGLDRGDEVILPDPAARAAYDLKRTDRAAYDQVMRKQAARLHALGREQQQ; translated from the coding sequence ATGAGCCGGGTGCTGGTCACGGGCGGGGCCGGCGGCCTGGGCGCGGCCCTGGTCGAGGCCTTCCGGGCGCGGGGCGACGACGTGCTGGTCGCCGACCTCGTGGACGTCGACGGCCCCGGGCCCTCGGTCCACCTCGACGTCCGCTCCGACGACGACTGGGCCGCCGCCCGCGACTGGGTCGTGCGCGAGTGGGGCGGCCTCGACGTGCTGGTCAACAACGCCGGTGTCGCCGGGGGCGGCCGCCTCGACGTCTGCACGCTCGAGGAGTGGCAGTGGATCACCGAGGTCAACCTCTTCGGCGCGGTCCGCGGCACCCGCACCTTCACCCCGCTGCTCAAGGAGCAGGGCTCGGGGCTGGTCGTCAACGTGGCCTCGCTCGCCGGGCTGGTGCACCCGGCGGGGATGGGGTCCTACAACGCCGTCAAGGCCGCGGTGGTCGCGCTCAGCGAGACCACGGGCCACGAGCTGGCGGAGTGGGGCGTGCGGTGCGCCGTGGTGTGCCCGTCCTACTTCCGCACCGGCCTGGTCAGCAGCCTCCGCGGCGCCGACGCCACCCTGGAGCCGGTGATGCGCCGGCTCGTCGAGGGCGCCCCGCTCGGGGCCGAGGAGATCGCGGCCGCGGTGCTGGAGGGCCTCGACCGCGGCGACGAGGTGATCCTGCCCGACCCGGCGGCGCGGGCGGCGTACGACCTCAAGCGCACGGACCGGGCGGCGTACGACCAGGTGATGCGCAAGCAGGCAGCCCGCCTGCACGCGCTCGGACGGGAGCAGCAGCAGTGA
- a CDS encoding phosphotransferase family protein produces the protein MSEQQSGIDGPIDGATPVREEDAFDLDAVRTWLAGQGTELGEDVEVQQFGGGASNLTYSLRDGRHDLILRRPPAGQKARGAHDMGREFRVQSGLAEVFPLVPRMLAHCTDESVIGAEFYVMERVDGVIPRRDFPPGVDLSPEQTRELCLHALDVLVDLHSVDVDDTELASMNKGDGYVERQVSGWSRRFRDARTEDVGDYEQVMGWLEAHRPGDVGHCLIHNDFRFDNLVLDREDPTRVVGVLDWEMATVGDPLMDLGGTLAYWVQADDDDFYLQFRRQPTTAPGMLTRQEVVDHYLERTGREVSAEQWRFYEVFGLFRLGVIAQQIYYRYFHGQTTNEAYAIFGPAARYLEQRCERIIAASDAPDAG, from the coding sequence GTGAGCGAGCAGCAGAGCGGGATCGACGGGCCCATCGACGGGGCCACCCCGGTCCGCGAGGAGGACGCCTTCGACCTCGACGCCGTGCGGACGTGGCTCGCCGGCCAGGGCACCGAGCTCGGCGAGGACGTCGAGGTGCAGCAGTTCGGGGGTGGCGCCTCCAACCTGACCTACTCGCTGCGCGACGGCCGGCACGACCTGATCCTGCGGCGGCCCCCGGCGGGCCAGAAGGCCAGGGGCGCCCACGACATGGGGCGGGAGTTCCGGGTGCAGTCTGGCCTGGCCGAGGTGTTCCCGCTGGTGCCGCGGATGCTGGCGCACTGCACCGACGAGTCGGTCATCGGCGCGGAGTTCTACGTCATGGAGCGCGTCGACGGCGTGATCCCGCGACGCGACTTCCCGCCCGGGGTCGACCTGAGCCCCGAGCAGACCCGCGAGCTGTGCCTGCACGCGCTCGACGTGCTCGTCGACCTGCACTCGGTCGACGTCGACGACACCGAGCTGGCGTCGATGAACAAGGGCGACGGCTACGTCGAGCGCCAGGTCTCGGGCTGGTCGCGGCGCTTCCGCGACGCCCGCACCGAGGACGTCGGCGACTACGAGCAGGTGATGGGCTGGCTGGAGGCCCACCGGCCCGGCGACGTCGGGCACTGCCTGATCCACAACGACTTCCGCTTCGACAACCTGGTGCTCGACCGCGAGGACCCCACCCGGGTGGTCGGCGTCCTCGACTGGGAGATGGCGACCGTCGGCGACCCGCTGATGGACCTCGGCGGCACCCTGGCCTACTGGGTGCAGGCCGACGACGACGACTTCTACCTGCAGTTCCGTCGCCAGCCCACGACGGCGCCGGGGATGCTGACCCGCCAGGAGGTCGTCGACCACTACCTCGAGCGCACCGGCCGCGAGGTCAGCGCCGAGCAGTGGCGCTTCTACGAGGTGTTCGGGCTGTTCCGGCTCGGGGTGATCGCCCAGCAGATCTACTACCGCTACTTCCACGGGCAGACCACCAACGAGGCCTACGCCATCTTCGGCCCCGCGGCGCGCTACCTCGAGCAGCGCTGCGAGCGGATCATCGCCGCCTCCGACGCGCCCGACGCGGGCTGA
- a CDS encoding histidine phosphatase family protein, with product MGQLLLVRHGQASWDADDYDVLSPTGWEQGRVLGRALAARGVVPDRVVRGSMRRHRETAEAALGELPGAPAAAQVPVDPAWDEFDHVAVLDGMPEPPTEAPTDKRGYQALLEEALESWMLPEHADRYAEPFAAFTGRVDEALRRTTQDGAPGTTAVVTSGGVIAWVTASLLADGDPELATRLWRKLNVVCVNSGLTRLVVGRRGTTLVTFNDHAHLDGLPELTTYR from the coding sequence GTGGGACAGCTGCTGCTCGTCCGGCACGGCCAGGCGTCCTGGGACGCCGACGACTACGACGTGCTCTCGCCCACCGGCTGGGAGCAGGGGCGGGTGCTGGGCCGAGCCCTCGCTGCTCGCGGCGTCGTGCCCGACCGGGTGGTGCGCGGGTCGATGCGCCGGCACCGCGAGACCGCTGAGGCGGCGCTCGGCGAGCTCCCGGGCGCTCCCGCGGCGGCGCAGGTCCCGGTCGACCCGGCGTGGGACGAGTTCGACCACGTCGCGGTGCTCGACGGGATGCCCGAGCCGCCGACGGAGGCGCCGACCGACAAGCGCGGCTACCAGGCGCTGCTCGAGGAGGCGCTGGAGTCGTGGATGCTCCCCGAGCACGCCGACCGCTACGCCGAGCCGTTCGCCGCGTTCACCGGGCGCGTCGACGAGGCGCTGCGGCGTACGACGCAGGACGGCGCGCCCGGCACCACGGCCGTCGTCACCTCCGGCGGTGTGATCGCCTGGGTGACCGCGAGCCTGCTCGCCGACGGCGACCCCGAGCTCGCGACCCGGCTGTGGCGCAAGCTCAACGTGGTCTGCGTCAACTCCGGCCTGACCCGGCTGGTGGTCGGCCGCCGGGGCACGACGCTGGTCACCTTCAACGACCACGCCCACCTCGACGGGCTGCCGGAGCTGACGACCTACCGCTGA
- a CDS encoding class I SAM-dependent methyltransferase, whose product MADDPMYDAFAQDFETHATDSAWNAHYDRPAVLELVGDVAGSRVLDVGCGPGLYAAELVARGAEVVGCDASPRMVELARSRVGAAADLRVWDVERPLTWLADDAVDVAVMALVLHHVTARVPLLRELRRVVRTGGRLVLSTPHPTSDWLHLGGGYFERGWVEETWADGWPVRYWRQPLQDWLAEVAEAGWRLDRLVEPRPAPSMSAAHPDVASELGRRPGFVALGLV is encoded by the coding sequence GTGGCCGACGACCCGATGTACGACGCGTTCGCCCAGGACTTCGAGACGCACGCGACGGACAGCGCGTGGAACGCCCACTACGACCGCCCAGCCGTCCTGGAGCTCGTCGGTGACGTCGCCGGGTCGCGCGTCCTCGACGTGGGGTGCGGACCGGGCCTCTACGCCGCCGAGCTGGTCGCGCGGGGAGCCGAGGTGGTCGGCTGCGACGCCAGCCCGCGGATGGTGGAGCTGGCGCGCTCCCGGGTGGGCGCGGCGGCGGACCTCCGGGTCTGGGACGTGGAGCGGCCCCTGACCTGGCTCGCCGACGACGCGGTGGACGTGGCCGTGATGGCGCTGGTGCTGCACCACGTCACCGCTCGGGTCCCGCTGCTGCGCGAGCTGCGTCGCGTCGTACGGACGGGTGGGCGGTTGGTGCTGTCCACCCCGCACCCCACCAGCGACTGGCTGCACCTGGGTGGGGGCTACTTCGAGCGTGGCTGGGTGGAGGAGACCTGGGCGGACGGCTGGCCGGTGCGCTACTGGCGCCAGCCCCTCCAGGACTGGCTGGCCGAGGTCGCCGAGGCGGGGTGGCGGCTCGACCGTCTGGTCGAGCCGCGTCCCGCACCCTCGATGTCCGCCGCCCACCCCGACGTCGCGTCCGAGCTCGGTCGCCGGCCGGGGTTCGTCGCCCTCGGCCTCGTCTAG
- a CDS encoding MMPL family transporter produces the protein MATLRRFLVNRASFLVGLLLLVLGALTIAGLGQATRDSAVDDALPAGTDSTRAAQVRDTLPQEDGSTAIALFTRDDDGDLDDTQVDALREAVGGLDVDRVEVPEGPQALVTAEDGTAAISVLPVRANDATGTAEAVGDLRSALDRAVPGGVTAQVTGPAGIQADLAAVFDGADIRLLATTAGVVAILLVITYRSPVLWLVPLSVVGIADQTAAVLATRALEGLGVPWDESTTGILSVLVFGAGTNYALLLISRYRDELRSHEDRYEAMRLALRRTAEAVFASATTVVVGVLCLALSLVPTTRGLGIACAVGIVVAVVFVLGALPGLLVACGRWVFWPKVPHVGTASLAEGHSLWRRVGDAVARRTALFAVGTVVVLAVLASGLGAARLGLPTAEQFLQTPEAISAGERLAESFPAGSSDPATVVTRDPEAAESALDGLEGVQTVTPGGEGDGWTELSVVLADAPDSDAAEATVERMREALAGQPSTYVGGATAEAVDLADASARDRLVIFPLVLLLVLGALLLLLRAVVAPVLLVLTVLATYAAALGVGWWVFSALLGFSGIDQGMPLLAFLFLVALGVDYNIFLVTRTREEARLHGPREGTLRALAATGGVITSAGVLLAAVFAVLGVLPLVVLAQLGVVICIGVLLDTLLVRTVLVPSLALLLGDRFWWPRKVGPDHAAERADDDVVAGSRS, from the coding sequence GTGGCCACCCTCCGTCGGTTCCTCGTGAACCGTGCCAGCTTCCTCGTCGGCCTGCTGCTGCTCGTGCTCGGCGCCCTGACCATCGCCGGCCTCGGCCAGGCGACCCGCGACAGCGCGGTCGACGACGCCCTGCCCGCCGGCACCGACAGCACACGCGCCGCGCAGGTGCGCGACACCCTGCCCCAGGAGGACGGGTCGACCGCGATCGCGCTGTTCACCCGCGACGACGACGGCGACCTGGACGACACCCAGGTCGACGCGCTGCGCGAGGCCGTCGGCGGGCTCGACGTCGACCGTGTCGAGGTGCCCGAGGGACCCCAGGCGCTGGTCACCGCGGAGGACGGCACCGCCGCGATCAGCGTGCTGCCGGTCCGCGCGAACGACGCGACCGGCACTGCCGAGGCGGTCGGCGACCTCCGCAGCGCCCTCGACCGGGCGGTCCCCGGCGGGGTCACGGCCCAGGTGACCGGCCCGGCCGGCATCCAGGCCGACCTGGCGGCCGTCTTCGACGGTGCCGACATCCGTCTGCTCGCGACCACCGCGGGCGTGGTCGCCATCCTGCTCGTGATCACCTACCGCAGCCCGGTGCTGTGGCTGGTGCCCCTCAGCGTGGTCGGCATCGCCGACCAGACCGCCGCCGTGCTCGCGACCCGGGCGCTTGAGGGGCTCGGCGTCCCCTGGGACGAGTCCACGACCGGCATCCTCTCGGTGCTCGTCTTCGGCGCCGGCACTAACTACGCGTTGCTGCTGATCTCGCGCTACCGCGACGAGCTGCGGTCCCACGAGGACCGCTACGAGGCGATGCGGCTCGCGCTGCGCCGCACGGCCGAGGCGGTCTTCGCCAGCGCCACCACGGTCGTGGTCGGCGTGCTGTGCCTCGCGCTGTCGCTGGTCCCGACGACACGCGGCCTCGGCATCGCCTGCGCCGTCGGCATCGTCGTGGCCGTCGTCTTCGTGCTGGGCGCGCTGCCCGGCCTGCTCGTCGCGTGCGGCCGCTGGGTGTTCTGGCCCAAGGTGCCCCACGTCGGCACCGCCTCGCTGGCCGAGGGCCACTCGCTGTGGCGCCGGGTGGGCGACGCGGTGGCGCGGCGTACGGCACTCTTCGCCGTCGGCACCGTCGTCGTCCTCGCCGTGCTCGCGTCCGGCCTCGGCGCCGCGCGGCTGGGGCTGCCGACGGCCGAGCAGTTCCTGCAGACCCCGGAGGCGATCTCCGCGGGCGAGCGCCTGGCCGAGTCCTTCCCCGCCGGCAGCTCCGACCCCGCGACCGTCGTCACCAGGGACCCCGAGGCGGCCGAGTCCGCCCTCGACGGCCTCGAGGGCGTGCAGACCGTGACACCCGGCGGCGAGGGCGACGGCTGGACCGAGCTGAGCGTGGTGCTCGCCGACGCCCCGGACTCCGACGCCGCGGAGGCGACGGTGGAGCGGATGCGCGAGGCCCTGGCCGGCCAGCCCTCGACCTACGTCGGTGGCGCGACCGCCGAGGCCGTCGACCTCGCCGACGCCTCGGCGCGCGACCGGCTGGTCATCTTCCCGCTCGTGCTGCTGCTCGTCCTCGGCGCGCTGCTGCTCCTGCTGCGCGCGGTGGTGGCGCCGGTGCTGCTGGTGCTCACCGTCCTGGCGACGTACGCCGCGGCGCTGGGCGTCGGCTGGTGGGTCTTCTCCGCACTGCTCGGGTTCTCGGGGATCGACCAGGGGATGCCGCTGCTGGCGTTCCTCTTCCTGGTCGCGCTGGGCGTCGACTACAACATCTTCCTGGTCACCCGGACCCGCGAGGAGGCACGGCTGCACGGTCCCCGCGAGGGGACGCTGCGGGCGCTGGCCGCGACCGGCGGCGTCATCACCAGCGCCGGCGTGCTGCTGGCGGCGGTCTTCGCCGTGCTCGGCGTGCTGCCGCTGGTGGTGCTCGCCCAGCTCGGTGTGGTGATCTGCATCGGCGTGCTGCTCGACACGCTGCTGGTCCGCACGGTGCTGGTGCCCTCGCTCGCGCTGCTGCTGGGCGACCGGTTCTGGTGGCCGCGGAAGGTCGGCCCGGACCACGCGGCGGAACGCGCCGACGACGACGTCGTGGCTGGGTCGCGCAGCTAG
- a CDS encoding MarR family winged helix-turn-helix transcriptional regulator encodes MSEDSRWADAWEQTSSLLALRELTRLSEQVAPAVANRAGLTHNELRTLEHLVEGPMGPGELSRVLGVSSAASSGIIDRLEARGHARRVSHASDGRRTSVTISDSGRAEVVGHLMPMFRELAELDASLTEAEREVVTRYLRGAAAAMRRVT; translated from the coding sequence GTGAGTGAAGATAGCAGGTGGGCCGACGCCTGGGAGCAGACCTCCTCGCTGCTGGCGCTGCGGGAGCTCACCCGGCTCTCCGAGCAGGTCGCCCCGGCGGTGGCCAACCGGGCCGGGCTGACCCACAACGAGCTGCGCACGCTCGAGCACCTGGTCGAGGGCCCGATGGGCCCGGGCGAGCTGAGCCGCGTGCTCGGCGTCAGCTCGGCCGCCTCGTCGGGCATCATCGACCGGCTCGAGGCCCGCGGGCACGCCCGGCGCGTCAGCCACGCCAGCGACGGCCGTCGTACGTCCGTGACGATCAGCGACTCCGGCCGCGCCGAGGTCGTCGGCCACCTGATGCCGATGTTCCGCGAGCTGGCCGAGCTCGACGCCAGCCTGACCGAGGCCGAGCGCGAGGTGGTGACGCGCTACCTGCGCGGGGCTGCCGCGGCGATGCGGCGGGTGACGTAG
- a CDS encoding SDR family oxidoreductase codes for MAPHRQTILITGASSGLGAEMARQFAAKGHDLALCARRTDKLDALRAELAAHHPERRVEVRALDVTDDDQVFEVFRAFAADFGSIDRVVVNAGLGKGAALGTGRYDANRETAMTNFVAALAQSEAAMELFRARGRGHFVMVSSMSAMRGMPKSMTTYAATKAGAAHLAEGLRTELYGTDIKVSVIYPGYISSEMNDQVDPSKVRGMVSTEVGVRAMVDAIEKEKASACVPPLPWAPMSVVMRHAPLPVLKRLI; via the coding sequence ATGGCACCTCACCGACAGACGATCCTGATCACCGGCGCGAGCAGCGGGCTCGGCGCCGAGATGGCCCGGCAGTTCGCCGCCAAGGGGCACGACCTGGCGCTGTGCGCGCGACGCACCGACAAGCTCGACGCCCTGCGGGCCGAGCTCGCCGCCCACCACCCCGAGCGGCGCGTGGAGGTGCGGGCGCTCGACGTGACGGACGACGACCAGGTGTTCGAGGTGTTCCGGGCGTTCGCCGCGGACTTCGGCAGCATCGACCGGGTCGTCGTCAACGCCGGGCTGGGCAAGGGGGCGGCGCTGGGGACGGGCCGCTACGACGCCAACCGCGAGACCGCGATGACCAACTTCGTCGCCGCCCTCGCGCAGTCCGAGGCGGCGATGGAGCTGTTCCGCGCGAGGGGGCGCGGTCACTTCGTGATGGTCAGCTCGATGTCGGCCATGCGGGGGATGCCCAAGTCGATGACGACGTACGCCGCGACCAAGGCCGGGGCGGCGCACCTCGCGGAGGGGCTGCGCACCGAGCTGTACGGCACCGACATCAAGGTGAGCGTCATCTACCCCGGCTACATCTCCTCGGAGATGAACGACCAGGTCGACCCGAGCAAGGTGCGCGGCATGGTCTCCACCGAGGTGGGCGTGCGCGCGATGGTCGACGCGATCGAGAAGGAGAAGGCCTCGGCGTGCGTGCCGCCGCTGCCGTGGGCGCCGATGAGCGTGGTGATGCGGCACGCGCCGCTGCCGGTGCTGAAGCGGCTGATCTGA